The Thioalkalivibrio thiocyanodenitrificans ARhD 1 genome window below encodes:
- a CDS encoding alpha/beta hydrolase, whose protein sequence is MNREQEDLIELYTRPELVACTVWLHGLGVNATDMDAIITNMQKSRELGLHYLAPNAPLRRITVNRGQPMRAWFDVTGDPAEVPEDRAGIEESAQRITALLDKERARGIVSEHTVIGGFSQGASLALHTALRYPHRLGGVIVLSGELVLADSLSGERHPANADLPILMMHGADDETVPLEDARRSRDRLRELGHAVDWHEFPMGHTVCPEEIDILDQWTCRILEPARV, encoded by the coding sequence ATGAACAGGGAGCAGGAAGACCTCATCGAGCTGTACACCCGCCCGGAACTGGTAGCCTGCACCGTCTGGCTGCACGGACTCGGCGTGAACGCCACGGACATGGACGCCATCATCACCAACATGCAGAAGTCACGCGAACTGGGCCTGCATTACCTGGCGCCCAACGCGCCTCTGCGGCGCATCACCGTCAACAGGGGGCAACCCATGCGGGCCTGGTTCGACGTGACAGGGGATCCTGCGGAGGTGCCCGAGGACCGTGCCGGCATCGAGGAGAGTGCCCAGCGCATCACGGCGCTGCTGGATAAGGAACGGGCGCGCGGTATCGTATCGGAACACACGGTGATTGGCGGCTTCTCCCAAGGGGCATCACTTGCGCTGCACACGGCGCTGCGCTACCCGCACCGCCTGGGCGGGGTCATCGTGCTTTCCGGTGAACTGGTGCTGGCAGACAGCCTGTCCGGGGAGCGCCATCCCGCCAACGCTGACCTGCCCATCCTGATGATGCATGGCGCCGACGACGAGACCGTCCCCCTGGAGGACGCACGCCGCAGCCGGGACCGGCTGCGGGAACTGGGTCATGCAGTGGACTGGCACGAGTTTCCCATGGGCCACACGGTCTGTCCGGAGGAGATCGATATCCTCGATCAGTGGACCTGCCGCATCCTCGAGCCGGCGCGCGTATGA
- the nosR gene encoding transcriptional regulator NosR, producing the protein MFLKWLPTWLCLVLLLMATGAPAGADWERFFAEADRLGEPAGDPPARAVYRGEEQIGLLFETNDVAPIPAYSGEPVNMLVALDMTGMIVGVRVLEHSEPIMLVGIPEQRLVDFANQYLTRTIKDRVRVGISPRQREGYQYVDAVSGATVTVVVMGEGIMRSARRIALAHGLVDPAALAVREPASVREDVFEPATWNELLEAGAVGRLDLTRGEVDEAFIGTEAEGRETAPPGAEDETFIDFHAAYLNAPTAGRNLLGDAHYERVMDRLELDEHAILLMASGRYSFKGSGFVRGGIFDRIQLMQGDRAIQFRDTDLIRAPSIAAEGAPHFIERDIFVVRAEHGFDPGRPWEVELLVRRQVGALDSAFVNFPLMYTPPEAWFTYPDPPEPAIAVDEDRPLWVTVWEDRVIHIVVLGIGLTLLVFILMFQDVLARRPKLLLRIRHVFLIYTVVFIGWYALAQLSVVNIFTFTNSLGRDFKWDTFLMDPMMFILWTFVAATLLLWGRGVYCGWLCPFGAMQELINEVSRKLKVPQFEFPWAVHERLWAIKYMILLVLFAISLHSLSTAEVYAEVEPFKTAVTLRFQREWGFVLYAGILLAISVVNRKFFCRYMCPLGAGLAIPARIRLFDWLKRHKECGTPCQICANECEVQAVHPDGRINANECHYCLDCQVTYWNDRKCPPLIARRKRREKAASISAGRAKGGEYPVIRIEEQAASTAKN; encoded by the coding sequence ATGTTCCTGAAATGGCTGCCCACCTGGCTGTGCCTGGTGCTGCTCCTGATGGCCACGGGGGCACCCGCAGGAGCCGATTGGGAGCGATTCTTCGCGGAAGCGGATCGCCTCGGGGAACCCGCCGGGGATCCGCCGGCCCGGGCCGTCTACCGGGGTGAAGAGCAGATCGGGCTGCTGTTCGAGACCAACGACGTGGCCCCCATCCCCGCCTACTCGGGTGAGCCCGTGAACATGCTGGTGGCCCTGGACATGACCGGCATGATCGTCGGCGTGCGTGTCCTTGAGCACAGCGAACCCATCATGCTGGTGGGCATCCCGGAACAGCGCCTGGTGGACTTCGCCAACCAGTATCTGACGCGCACCATCAAGGATCGGGTGCGTGTCGGCATCTCACCGCGCCAGCGCGAGGGATACCAGTACGTGGACGCCGTCTCCGGGGCCACGGTCACGGTGGTGGTCATGGGCGAAGGCATTATGCGCAGCGCCCGGCGCATCGCCCTGGCCCACGGCCTGGTCGACCCCGCCGCACTGGCCGTCCGGGAACCGGCCAGCGTGCGCGAGGACGTGTTCGAACCCGCCACCTGGAACGAGCTGCTCGAAGCAGGCGCCGTCGGACGCCTGGATCTGACCCGCGGCGAGGTGGACGAGGCATTCATCGGCACCGAGGCCGAGGGCCGGGAGACCGCCCCACCGGGGGCCGAGGACGAGACCTTTATCGATTTCCACGCCGCCTATCTCAACGCGCCCACCGCGGGCCGCAACTTGCTCGGCGACGCCCATTACGAGCGGGTCATGGACCGTCTGGAACTCGATGAGCACGCCATCCTGCTCATGGCCTCGGGCCGTTATTCGTTCAAGGGCTCCGGGTTCGTGCGTGGCGGCATCTTCGATCGCATTCAGTTGATGCAGGGCGACCGCGCCATCCAGTTCCGCGACACCGACCTGATCCGTGCCCCGAGCATCGCCGCCGAAGGTGCGCCCCATTTCATCGAGCGCGACATCTTCGTGGTGCGCGCCGAGCACGGCTTCGACCCGGGACGCCCCTGGGAAGTCGAGCTGCTGGTGCGCCGGCAGGTGGGGGCCCTCGACTCCGCCTTCGTCAACTTCCCGCTCATGTATACGCCGCCGGAGGCCTGGTTCACCTATCCTGATCCGCCCGAGCCCGCCATCGCAGTCGACGAAGACCGGCCGCTGTGGGTGACGGTCTGGGAAGACCGCGTCATCCATATCGTGGTGCTGGGCATCGGACTCACGCTGCTGGTATTCATCCTGATGTTCCAGGACGTGCTGGCGCGGCGTCCGAAGCTTCTGCTGCGGATTCGTCATGTCTTCCTGATCTACACCGTGGTGTTCATCGGCTGGTATGCCCTGGCGCAGCTCTCGGTGGTCAACATCTTCACCTTCACCAACTCGCTGGGCCGTGATTTCAAGTGGGACACCTTCCTGATGGATCCCATGATGTTCATCCTCTGGACCTTCGTGGCGGCCACCCTGCTGCTCTGGGGGCGGGGAGTCTACTGCGGCTGGCTGTGCCCCTTCGGTGCCATGCAGGAGCTGATCAACGAGGTGTCGCGCAAGCTGAAGGTGCCGCAGTTCGAGTTTCCCTGGGCGGTTCACGAGCGGCTCTGGGCGATCAAGTACATGATCCTGCTCGTCCTGTTCGCCATCTCGCTTCATTCGCTCTCCACCGCCGAGGTCTATGCCGAAGTCGAGCCGTTCAAGACCGCGGTCACACTTCGCTTCCAGCGCGAATGGGGATTCGTGCTCTACGCAGGGATCCTGCTCGCCATCTCCGTGGTGAACCGCAAATTCTTCTGCCGCTACATGTGCCCACTGGGCGCCGGCCTGGCCATACCCGCGCGTATCCGCCTGTTCGACTGGCTCAAGCGCCACAAGGAGTGCGGGACACCCTGCCAGATCTGCGCCAATGAATGCGAGGTGCAGGCCGTCCACCCTGACGGGCGCATCAATGCCAACGAATGCCACTACTGCCTGGACTGCCAGGTGACCTACTGGAACGACCGCAAGTGCCCGCCCTTGATCGCCCGCCGCAAGCGGCGAGAGAAGGCGGCCAGCATCTCGGCGGGAAGGGCGAAAGGTGGCGAATATCCGGTCATCCGGATCGAGGAACAGGCTGCATCAACCGCAAAGAATTAG
- the nosZ gene encoding TAT-dependent nitrous-oxide reductase → MTDRNDENKALESPGRRRFLGATAAVGMIGAAGGGAALMKSGEATAARNSGGGQSPHVPLGELDDYYGFWSGGQSGEVRVYGVPSMREIMRIPVFNHCSATGWGMTNESKRIMGDSWRFTNGDAHHPHVSYTDGSHDGRYMFINDKANTRVARIRLDVFKTDKMVTVPNVQAIHGLRLQKAPRTGYVFANGEFLIPQPNDGTGMDDTENYRTLYSAIDADTMEVKWQVLVDGNLDNTDADYTGKYTASTCYNSEHAVTLAGKMQAERDHVVVFNISNIEQAVRDGNFTTIGNSDVPVVDGRKTSDLNVTRYIPVPKNPHGLNTSTDGKYFIAAGKLSPTVTMIEISRLDALFNGELENERDVVAAEPELGLGPLHTTYDGRGFAYTTLFLDSQVVKWHIENAVRHYNGENVDYIVQKIDVHYQPGHNHASLAESKDADGKWLFSLNKFSKDRFLPVGPLHAECDQMIDISGDEMVLVHDTPTFAEPHDAVIVRRDQIQTRQIWDRDDPYFAETIEMARRDGVNVDTDNKVIRDGNKVRVYMTAVAPAFGMDQFRVKKGDEVTVVVTNLDQIEDLSHGFVVMDHGVSMEISPQQTASVTFTADKAGVYWYYCSWFCHALHMEMAGRMIVEA, encoded by the coding sequence ATGACAGACCGAAACGATGAAAATAAGGCCCTGGAAAGCCCGGGACGCCGGCGCTTTCTGGGGGCCACGGCCGCCGTCGGCATGATCGGTGCAGCAGGCGGAGGCGCCGCGCTCATGAAGAGCGGAGAGGCAACAGCGGCGCGCAACAGTGGTGGCGGGCAGAGCCCCCACGTTCCACTGGGCGAACTGGACGACTACTACGGCTTCTGGAGCGGCGGGCAGTCGGGTGAAGTGCGCGTCTACGGTGTACCGTCCATGCGCGAGATCATGCGCATTCCGGTATTCAACCACTGCTCGGCCACCGGCTGGGGCATGACCAACGAGTCCAAGCGCATCATGGGCGACAGCTGGCGCTTCACCAACGGCGATGCGCACCATCCCCACGTGAGCTACACGGACGGCAGCCACGACGGCCGCTACATGTTCATCAACGACAAGGCCAACACCCGCGTGGCCCGCATCCGCCTGGACGTGTTCAAGACGGACAAGATGGTGACCGTGCCCAACGTCCAGGCCATCCACGGTCTGCGGCTTCAGAAGGCACCGCGTACCGGTTACGTGTTCGCCAACGGCGAGTTCCTGATCCCGCAGCCCAATGACGGCACAGGCATGGACGATACGGAAAACTACCGGACGCTCTACAGCGCAATCGATGCCGACACTATGGAGGTGAAGTGGCAGGTGCTGGTGGACGGCAACCTGGACAACACGGATGCCGACTACACGGGCAAGTATACCGCCTCCACCTGTTACAACTCCGAGCACGCGGTGACCCTGGCCGGCAAGATGCAGGCAGAACGCGACCACGTGGTGGTGTTCAACATCTCCAACATCGAGCAGGCTGTGCGCGACGGCAACTTCACCACCATCGGCAATTCCGACGTGCCCGTGGTGGATGGCCGCAAGACGTCCGACCTCAACGTCACCCGCTATATCCCGGTGCCAAAAAACCCGCACGGGCTCAACACCTCCACCGACGGCAAGTACTTCATCGCCGCCGGCAAGCTCTCGCCCACCGTCACCATGATCGAGATCTCGCGGCTTGACGCCCTGTTCAACGGGGAGCTCGAGAACGAACGTGACGTGGTCGCAGCGGAACCGGAGTTGGGGCTGGGGCCGCTGCACACGACCTACGACGGCAGGGGTTTCGCCTACACCACCCTGTTCCTGGACAGCCAGGTGGTCAAGTGGCACATAGAAAACGCCGTGCGCCATTACAACGGCGAGAACGTGGACTACATCGTCCAGAAGATCGACGTCCACTACCAGCCGGGCCACAACCATGCCTCCCTGGCGGAGTCCAAGGATGCGGACGGCAAGTGGCTGTTCTCGCTCAACAAGTTCTCCAAGGACCGCTTCCTGCCGGTGGGCCCGCTGCACGCGGAGTGCGACCAGATGATCGACATCTCGGGCGACGAGATGGTGCTGGTGCATGACACCCCCACCTTCGCCGAGCCTCACGACGCGGTCATCGTGCGCCGTGACCAGATCCAGACCAGGCAGATCTGGGACCGGGATGACCCCTACTTCGCCGAGACCATCGAGATGGCCCGGCGCGACGGGGTCAACGTGGACACCGACAACAAGGTCATCCGCGACGGCAACAAGGTGCGGGTCTACATGACCGCGGTCGCCCCCGCTTTCGGCATGGACCAGTTCCGCGTCAAGAAGGGCGACGAGGTGACCGTGGTGGTGACCAACCTCGATCAAATCGAAGATCTCTCCCACGGCTTTGTCGTCATGGACCATGGGGTGAGCATGGAGATCAGCCCGCAGCAGACCGCCTCGGTCACCTTCACGGCCGACAAGGCCGGGGTGTACTGGTACTACTGCAGCTGGTTCTGCCATGCCTTGCACATGGAGATGGCCGGTCGCATGATTGTCGAGGCTTGA
- a CDS encoding nitrous oxide reductase family maturation protein NosD: MRTIRILALLALFWTGSAHAVDTPLRIAPGQLATALADARPGAWLHLESGSHPGGVRVETPMRLTAEADAVLDGDGKGRVLVVAAPDVVIQGLTLRNGGADLTAMDAAIFVEKQAERVRLIGNRIHARGFGIWLDGTPHAVVADNRISGDTALRSQDRGNGIHLFNVNHAIVAGNVVRETRDGIYIDVSDHNRLLGNTLHDQRYGIHYMFSHHNEVMGNRTRDNRAGFALMASRNLKVVGNRAMGDENYGFLLNDITYSTIEGNTAIGIRHGTTPGTGGQTIAGAEGKALFVYNSQHNVIRDNLVASTDIGIHLTAGSEGNRIHDNALVNNRSQVMYVATRQQEWSVEGRGNYWSDYVGWDLSGDGIGDVPHEPNDSVDRLLWKYPMARVLMNSPAIQLLRWVQRTFPVLRPPGVKDSAPLMRPTRSLEELG; encoded by the coding sequence ATGAGAACTATCCGAATACTCGCCTTGCTGGCCCTGTTCTGGACCGGCAGTGCACATGCCGTTGACACCCCATTGCGCATCGCCCCGGGCCAGCTTGCCACGGCGCTTGCGGACGCGCGGCCGGGTGCCTGGCTGCACCTCGAATCCGGGTCCCACCCGGGCGGTGTGCGCGTCGAAACCCCCATGAGACTCACGGCCGAGGCCGACGCCGTACTCGACGGCGACGGAAAGGGCCGCGTACTGGTGGTAGCGGCCCCGGACGTGGTGATACAGGGCCTGACCCTGCGCAACGGCGGCGCCGATCTCACCGCGATGGACGCCGCCATCTTCGTGGAAAAACAGGCCGAGCGCGTTCGCCTGATCGGCAACCGCATCCACGCCCGCGGCTTCGGCATCTGGCTGGACGGAACACCCCACGCGGTCGTGGCGGACAATCGCATCAGCGGAGACACGGCGCTGCGCTCCCAGGATCGCGGAAACGGTATCCACCTGTTCAACGTCAACCACGCCATCGTCGCGGGGAATGTCGTCCGGGAGACCCGCGACGGCATCTACATTGACGTGAGCGACCACAATCGGCTGCTGGGCAACACCCTGCATGACCAGCGCTACGGCATCCATTACATGTTCTCGCATCACAACGAGGTGATGGGCAACCGCACCCGGGACAACAGGGCGGGCTTCGCCCTGATGGCCTCCCGGAATCTCAAGGTGGTGGGCAACCGCGCGATGGGCGACGAGAACTACGGTTTCTTGCTCAACGACATCACCTACTCCACCATCGAGGGCAACACGGCGATCGGCATTCGCCACGGCACCACACCGGGCACCGGCGGGCAAACCATCGCCGGGGCCGAGGGCAAGGCATTGTTCGTATACAATTCCCAGCACAACGTCATCCGCGACAATCTCGTGGCGAGCACCGACATCGGCATCCACCTCACCGCCGGATCGGAGGGCAACCGCATCCACGACAATGCGCTGGTCAACAACCGCAGCCAGGTCATGTACGTGGCCACGCGCCAACAGGAATGGTCCGTGGAGGGCCGCGGCAATTACTGGAGCGACTATGTGGGATGGGACCTGAGCGGCGACGGTATCGGCGACGTGCCCCACGAACCCAATGACTCGGTGGACCGGCTGCTCTGGAAATACCCCATGGCGCGTGTACTGATGAACAGCCCCGCCATACAGCTCCTGCGCTGGGTGCAACGCACCTTTCCCGTCCTGCGCCCGCCGGGCGTGAAGGACAGCGCCCCCCTGATGCGCCCGACCCGTTCTCTGGAGGAACTGGGATGA
- a CDS encoding ABC transporter ATP-binding protein has protein sequence MSPIVCLEQVERRFGAVQALKGLSLTVEAGEVLGLLGHNGAGKSTMMKLVLGILAPTAGRVSVLGEDPRGHHARNLRLQLGYLPENVSFYDNLSGCEVLRYFARLKRVPVPEADRLLERVGLGHAARRRVRTYSKGMRQRLGLAQALLGEPRLLLLDEPTVGLDPMAVRDVYGMIDQLRGKGTSVILSSHVLPGVERHIDRVAILCEGRLLAWGTIDALRQEAGLPLRIHVRSEEISEALRGRLVERGVQVMTNGDGRAHLNTAPSEKLDVLRTLLAEEQLSDISMEPPTLDSLYAYFDARGRNGGQGDA, from the coding sequence ATGAGCCCCATCGTATGTCTGGAACAGGTCGAGCGCCGCTTCGGCGCGGTGCAGGCACTCAAGGGGCTGAGCCTCACGGTGGAGGCCGGCGAGGTGCTGGGCCTGCTGGGGCACAACGGCGCGGGCAAGTCCACCATGATGAAGCTGGTGCTCGGCATCCTGGCGCCCACCGCCGGACGGGTGAGCGTGCTCGGCGAGGATCCGCGCGGCCACCACGCCCGCAACCTGCGCCTGCAACTGGGTTACCTGCCGGAGAACGTCAGCTTCTACGACAACCTGAGCGGCTGCGAGGTGCTGCGCTATTTCGCACGCCTCAAGCGCGTGCCGGTGCCCGAGGCGGACCGGCTGCTGGAACGCGTGGGCCTGGGTCACGCCGCCAGGCGTCGGGTGCGCACCTACTCCAAGGGTATGCGCCAGCGCCTCGGGCTCGCCCAGGCCCTGCTTGGCGAGCCGCGCCTGCTGCTGCTCGATGAGCCCACCGTGGGGCTGGATCCGATGGCGGTGCGCGACGTCTACGGCATGATCGACCAACTGCGCGGCAAGGGCACCAGCGTGATCCTCAGCTCCCACGTGCTGCCGGGGGTGGAGCGCCACATCGACCGGGTCGCCATCCTGTGCGAGGGGCGGCTGCTGGCATGGGGCACCATCGACGCCCTGCGCCAGGAGGCCGGCCTGCCGCTGCGCATCCACGTGCGCAGCGAAGAGATCAGCGAGGCGCTGCGCGGCCGGCTCGTGGAACGCGGCGTACAGGTGATGACCAACGGTGACGGGCGTGCGCACCTGAACACCGCGCCGTCGGAGAAGCTGGACGTGCTGCGCACCCTGCTGGCCGAAGAGCAACTCAGCGACATCAGCATGGAGCCGCCCACCCTCGACTCGCTCTACGCCTACTTCGATGCCAGAGGCCGCAACGGAGGACAAGGCGATGCGTGA
- a CDS encoding ABC transporter permease produces the protein MREIFIVAGKEFRDGMRNRWILAITLAFALLAMGLAWFGAAASGEVGFTRISTTIVSLASLAVFLIPLIALMLAYDSIVGEDEQGTLLLLMTYPLSRTGLLAGKFLGHGAILALSTALGFGIAAVLIGLLAEQATFANLTGPFSLFIASAILLGLTFLALAYLVSVVTREKARAAGLALLVWFLFVLVYDLVLLGVLVGTEGRVDGGVFRLLLLLNPTDVFRLVNLIGFEETATSSGLLSVFQDQDYPLSLLLGILVAWIAVPLGAAAALFAARRT, from the coding sequence ATGCGTGAGATCTTCATCGTGGCCGGCAAGGAGTTCCGCGACGGCATGCGCAACCGCTGGATCCTGGCCATCACCCTGGCCTTTGCGCTGCTGGCCATGGGACTGGCATGGTTCGGAGCCGCCGCCTCCGGGGAGGTGGGCTTTACCCGCATCTCCACCACCATCGTCAGTCTGGCGAGTCTCGCGGTATTCCTGATCCCGCTCATCGCCCTGATGCTCGCCTACGACAGTATCGTCGGCGAGGACGAGCAGGGTACGCTGCTGCTGCTCATGACCTATCCGCTCAGCCGCACCGGCCTGCTGGCCGGCAAGTTCCTGGGCCACGGGGCCATCCTGGCGCTTTCCACGGCGCTCGGCTTCGGTATTGCCGCCGTCCTGATCGGACTGCTGGCGGAACAGGCCACGTTCGCGAATCTCACGGGCCCGTTCAGCCTGTTCATCGCCAGTGCCATCCTGCTGGGGCTGACCTTCCTGGCACTGGCCTACCTGGTGAGCGTGGTCACGCGGGAGAAGGCCAGGGCGGCGGGGCTCGCCCTGCTGGTGTGGTTCCTGTTCGTACTGGTCTACGACCTGGTGCTGCTGGGCGTGCTGGTGGGCACCGAGGGGCGTGTCGACGGCGGAGTGTTCCGCCTGCTGCTGCTGCTCAACCCCACCGACGTGTTCCGCCTGGTCAATCTGATCGGCTTCGAGGAAACCGCGACTAGCAGCGGCCTGCTGAGCGTATTCCAGGATCAGGACTACCCGCTTTCGCTGCTGCTCGGCATCCTGGTGGCCTGGATCGCGGTGCCGCTGGGGGCGGCCGCGGCATTGTTCGCCGCGCGGCGTACCTGA
- a CDS encoding nitrous oxide reductase accessory protein NosL yields MPTRRQVLALLAALPTLTLVACGGDRESAATGCSPILLTDEHECALCGMTIVRFPGPKGQACLRDRRLLPFCSVQDMLAWSWQPESVPAIDRLFVHDLSRTDWDEPSDDIYMEARDAVYVMGHDRQGAMGHSPAPFSQRADAEAFAQRHGGQVLEFDQLNWDNLRGNLG; encoded by the coding sequence ATGCCCACACGACGTCAGGTCCTCGCTCTGCTCGCCGCCCTGCCCACACTGACTCTGGTGGCCTGCGGCGGTGACCGGGAGAGCGCGGCCACGGGCTGTTCACCGATCCTGCTCACAGACGAGCACGAGTGCGCCCTGTGCGGCATGACGATTGTGCGTTTCCCCGGCCCCAAGGGCCAGGCTTGCCTGCGCGACCGCCGCCTGTTGCCGTTCTGCTCCGTGCAGGACATGCTGGCGTGGTCCTGGCAGCCGGAATCCGTACCCGCCATCGATAGACTCTTCGTGCATGATCTGTCCCGTACCGACTGGGACGAGCCTTCCGACGATATCTACATGGAAGCCCGGGACGCCGTCTACGTGATGGGCCACGACCGTCAGGGCGCCATGGGGCATTCCCCCGCACCGTTCTCGCAGCGGGCCGATGCGGAGGCCTTCGCGCAACGCCACGGCGGACAGGTCCTGGAATTCGACCAGCTCAACTGGGACAATCTGCGCGGCAACCTGGGCTGA
- a CDS encoding copper chaperone PCu(A)C yields the protein MKRFLMHTLLPAALLLSVGAVQAGSHGHDAGASHPVKVHMPFVRLMPPGQPNTAAFMTLENTGGKDLAVVSAESGVSRVVELHTHTMHEGVMRMREIERIEVAAGARTELKPGGLHVMLIGLHEPLQEGQVVEVTLVYDDGSRQMIHAPVRDPGDMMPGQGHGHGMNH from the coding sequence ATGAAGCGATTTCTGATGCACACCCTACTGCCGGCCGCGCTGCTGCTTTCAGTCGGCGCGGTCCAGGCGGGCAGCCACGGCCATGACGCGGGCGCCTCCCACCCGGTCAAGGTGCACATGCCCTTCGTGCGCCTGATGCCGCCGGGCCAGCCCAATACCGCCGCCTTCATGACCCTGGAGAACACCGGCGGGAAGGACCTGGCCGTGGTGTCCGCCGAGAGCGGCGTCTCCCGCGTGGTGGAGCTGCATACCCATACCATGCACGAGGGTGTGATGCGCATGCGCGAGATCGAGCGCATCGAGGTCGCGGCGGGCGCGCGCACGGAGCTCAAGCCCGGCGGCCTGCACGTGATGCTCATCGGCCTGCACGAGCCGTTGCAGGAAGGGCAGGTGGTGGAAGTGACCCTGGTCTACGATGACGGTTCGCGCCAGATGATCCACGCCCCGGTGCGTGATCCCGGCGACATGATGCCGGGCCAAGGGCATGGCCACGGCATGAACCATTAG
- a CDS encoding SCO family protein, giving the protein MAGRIMLERGLWILVAALLVAVVWVAFFLPEAEETAQPPHRALPLAAEPVGGDFRLSREGESFELAEHRGKVVLLYFGYTYCPDVCPTSLVFMRQALEQLEPDQLEQVQGLFVSVDPERDDPARLDEYTRFFHPGIMGASGTHEQLQHAGRLYGAAWQRTETGSAMGYAVDHSSNTYVIDRDGRLVEILPHGSDAEQIIATVLPLLTED; this is encoded by the coding sequence ATGGCCGGTCGAATCATGCTTGAACGCGGTTTGTGGATACTGGTGGCGGCCCTGCTGGTTGCGGTGGTGTGGGTGGCATTCTTTCTGCCCGAGGCGGAGGAGACCGCTCAACCCCCTCATCGGGCGTTGCCCTTGGCCGCCGAGCCGGTGGGCGGGGATTTCCGCCTCTCTCGGGAGGGGGAGTCCTTCGAGCTGGCCGAGCATCGCGGCAAGGTGGTGCTGCTCTACTTCGGCTACACCTACTGTCCGGATGTCTGTCCCACCTCACTGGTCTTCATGCGCCAGGCCCTGGAGCAACTGGAGCCCGATCAGCTCGAACAGGTTCAGGGGTTGTTCGTCAGCGTTGATCCCGAGCGCGACGACCCGGCGCGCCTGGACGAATACACCCGCTTCTTTCATCCGGGCATCATGGGCGCGAGCGGTACCCACGAGCAGTTGCAGCATGCAGGCCGCCTCTACGGCGCCGCCTGGCAGCGCACGGAGACCGGGTCCGCCATGGGCTATGCCGTTGACCACAGCTCCAACACCTACGTGATCGACCGCGACGGGCGGCTCGTGGAGATCCTGCCCCACGGGAGCGACGCCGAACAGATTATTGCAACCGTTCTTCCCTTGCTGACAGAGGACTAG
- the mog gene encoding molybdopterin adenylyltransferase, translating to MQQSSPARIGILTVSDRASRGEYEDRGGPAIRAWLEQALASPWAPAARIVPDETDLVAGALRDLADGEGCCLVVTTGGTGPASRDITPEATEQVCDKLMPGFGELMRSVSLQHVPTAILSRQTAGIRGRCLIINLPGKPSAIAECLEAVFPAVPYCIDLIEGPYLETREDFVQAFRPAHARRGA from the coding sequence ATGCAGCAGTCGTCACCCGCACGAATCGGCATTCTCACGGTCTCGGACCGCGCCAGTCGCGGCGAGTACGAGGACCGGGGCGGTCCCGCCATCCGCGCATGGCTCGAACAGGCGCTGGCCAGCCCCTGGGCGCCGGCGGCGCGCATCGTGCCCGACGAGACAGACCTGGTGGCCGGGGCGCTGCGCGACCTGGCTGACGGGGAGGGCTGCTGCCTGGTGGTGACCACGGGGGGTACCGGTCCGGCCTCGCGGGACATCACCCCGGAGGCCACCGAACAGGTGTGTGACAAGCTCATGCCCGGTTTCGGGGAGCTGATGCGCTCGGTCTCCCTGCAACATGTTCCCACAGCCATCCTGTCCCGCCAGACCGCGGGCATCCGCGGCCGCTGCCTGATCATCAACCTGCCGGGCAAGCCCTCGGCCATCGCAGAATGCCTGGAGGCGGTCTTCCCCGCCGTGCCCTACTGTATCGACCTGATCGAGGGGCCGTATCTGGAGACGCGGGAGGACTTCGTTCAGGCATTCCGTCCGGCCCACGCCCGGCGCGGGGCTTGA
- a CDS encoding TatD family nuclease-associated radical SAM protein, with protein sequence MHETHAPVVGYTIRNQRYINVTNRCTLRCAFCPKFNKVWDVKGHGLRIRDEPDVGEMIAAAGQDPGTWDEVVFCGLGEPTLRLDEVLRVAAAVRAAGARRVRINTDGLANLVHGEDVTPRLAGLVDALSVSLNGQNAAVYDRHCRPLHAGAWTAVQDFVLRAQRHVPEVTLTAIDGLPGLDIAACEAIARTLGVHFRRRVLDDVG encoded by the coding sequence ATGCATGAAACTCACGCGCCCGTGGTGGGCTACACCATCCGCAACCAGCGTTACATCAACGTCACCAACCGCTGCACCCTGCGCTGCGCCTTCTGCCCCAAGTTCAACAAGGTCTGGGATGTGAAGGGGCACGGCCTGCGCATACGCGACGAGCCGGACGTCGGGGAGATGATCGCCGCCGCGGGGCAGGATCCCGGGACGTGGGACGAGGTGGTCTTCTGCGGCCTGGGGGAACCCACCCTGCGCCTGGACGAGGTGCTCCGGGTGGCCGCCGCCGTGCGGGCGGCGGGCGCCCGCCGGGTACGCATCAACACCGACGGCCTCGCCAACCTGGTGCACGGGGAGGACGTCACCCCCCGCCTGGCCGGCCTGGTGGACGCCCTGTCGGTCTCCCTCAACGGCCAGAATGCCGCCGTCTACGACCGCCACTGCCGACCGCTGCATGCGGGCGCCTGGACGGCCGTGCAGGATTTCGTGCTCCGGGCGCAGCGCCACGTGCCGGAGGTAACCCTCACCGCCATCGACGGCCTCCCGGGGCTGGATATCGCTGCCTGCGAGGCGATTGCCCGGACTCTCGGCGTCCACTTCCGCCGCCGCGTGCTCGATGACGTTGGCTAG